The Planctomycetaceae bacterium genome has a segment encoding these proteins:
- a CDS encoding macro domain-containing protein yields the protein MKVNIGNCQLELVQGDITQQSVDAIVNAANSGLAGGAGVDGAIHRVGGPAIMQDTNARYPEGCATGNAVESVAGNLNAKHVFHAVGPVWRGGRDNEPQMLASAYRKCMKLSLEHKCSSIAFPAISTGVYGYPLDLAARTSLKTIVDFIKWHKEPALTRFVLFDAAALAAYSAALEDVVSQFTRTP from the coding sequence ATGAAAGTAAATATTGGAAACTGCCAGCTCGAACTTGTTCAGGGCGATATCACCCAGCAGTCAGTCGATGCAATTGTCAACGCAGCCAACTCCGGGCTCGCCGGTGGTGCTGGTGTCGACGGCGCAATCCATCGTGTCGGCGGACCAGCGATAATGCAGGACACCAATGCTCGGTACCCGGAAGGCTGTGCGACCGGAAACGCAGTGGAATCCGTGGCCGGCAACCTGAATGCAAAACATGTCTTTCATGCGGTGGGACCGGTTTGGCGCGGCGGAAGAGACAACGAACCTCAGATGCTTGCGTCGGCCTACCGCAAATGCATGAAATTGTCGCTCGAACACAAGTGCAGCAGTATCGCTTTTCCTGCCATCAGCACAGGGGTCTATGGATATCCGCTGGATCTGGCCGCACGAACGTCACTCAAGACAATCGTCGACTTCATCAAATGGCACAAAGAACCTGCATTAACTCGCTTTGTGCTCTTCGATGCGGCAGCATTGGCAGCCTATTCCGCAGCACTCGAAGACGTTGTCTCGCAATTTACTCGAACTCCCTGA
- a CDS encoding Rieske 2Fe-2S domain-containing protein codes for MIESIGYLQNFWHAIAFSTELRRGRALRRRIYDRPLLIWRDTDDCIHAMDDCCLHQKAPLEVKDYSGNTLVCPYHGWQYDQTGKVTSVPSDSCAAEKICSRIPVYSLREADGFVWISLCKTLSSESSLPDLSSFEHWPRRFRMLEFATSEELLIDNFMDPTHTAIVHDGIIRSSGEPTDHQLTITSHAKGVRVDYAERHEKVGPGMSYLFGDSVGVQHTDEFLLPNLVRVTYTINRVPRFLAMIACTPIGPLNGGQTLAFIQLRYQLGWPTRFVGPFVSWIANKVLRQDYKITALQFANRQAFSESPDHRVAADAVAVHVAKLRKQMISCDQPVATSRQTINLRF; via the coding sequence GTGATTGAATCGATTGGTTACCTGCAGAATTTCTGGCACGCCATCGCGTTCTCCACCGAACTTCGACGCGGACGTGCGCTCAGACGACGAATCTATGACCGCCCTCTGCTGATCTGGAGAGACACAGACGATTGCATCCATGCCATGGATGACTGTTGCCTGCATCAAAAAGCTCCCCTCGAAGTGAAAGACTATTCCGGAAACACGCTCGTTTGCCCGTATCATGGTTGGCAGTACGACCAAACCGGGAAAGTGACTTCCGTTCCGAGCGACTCGTGCGCGGCCGAGAAAATTTGTTCCAGAATCCCCGTTTATTCATTGCGCGAAGCGGATGGATTCGTTTGGATTTCGCTTTGCAAGACGTTGTCCAGCGAAAGCTCGTTGCCGGATTTGAGCAGTTTCGAGCATTGGCCCCGCAGGTTCAGAATGCTTGAATTTGCAACCTCCGAAGAATTGCTCATTGACAACTTCATGGATCCCACGCACACCGCGATTGTCCACGATGGAATCATCCGCAGCAGCGGCGAACCGACCGACCATCAGTTGACCATAACCAGCCATGCGAAGGGTGTTCGTGTGGATTATGCAGAACGACACGAGAAAGTCGGGCCGGGCATGAGTTATCTGTTTGGGGACTCGGTTGGCGTGCAGCATACGGACGAATTTCTTCTACCGAATCTGGTTCGTGTGACCTACACCATCAACCGCGTTCCGCGTTTTCTGGCGATGATCGCCTGCACTCCCATTGGTCCACTTAACGGCGGCCAGACTCTGGCATTCATCCAGCTGCGATATCAACTGGGATGGCCCACTCGTTTTGTCGGTCCTTTTGTCTCCTGGATTGCGAACAAGGTGCTGCGTCAGGACTACAAGATCACTGCTCTTCAGTTTGCCAATCGACAGGCCTTCAGTGAATCCCCTGATCACAGAGTGGCAGCAGATGCGGTGGCCGTTCATGTCGCAAAGTTACGAAAACAGATGATTTCGTGTGACCAACCCGTTGCAACCAGTCGCCAAACGATCAACCTTCGCTTCTGA
- a CDS encoding DUF3419 family protein, with protein MSEKFFQRINYSSSTEDSEAELSALRLSDSDSVVCITGSGARSLDLLTATPARIVSVDFSAAQNHLLQLKIAGYRHLDYQDFLHFTGCHLSPRTEQLADQMLSYLPADSREFWKQNRPALKGGLLYCGTWEKLLRQMSRATCLRQRHVDGLLNAADLNEQRDYWRQHWAGSFFRNFLRILSNRFLWTRIIREPGARLIPREFNVADYLYSCLQQMANHSLLRENPYANLIFCGRYTTHCRLPIHLQEENFEHIRDNLDRIHIHTAPIDTFLLSQERCFDAFSLSDFASYATPEAYQNIWRAVAGAAKPGARFCERFFLVKYEQMNALKVRNSELEEQLRKMDHTCLYTFHAGALAGAIGEDRNEQQRNERQRDEQ; from the coding sequence GTGTCAGAGAAATTCTTTCAGCGAATTAACTATTCTTCCAGCACAGAAGACAGCGAAGCCGAATTGAGTGCGCTTCGGCTGTCCGATTCGGATTCTGTTGTCTGCATCACCGGTAGCGGCGCCCGATCTCTGGATCTGCTGACTGCAACACCGGCACGCATCGTCAGCGTTGATTTTTCTGCGGCCCAGAATCACCTGCTTCAGCTCAAGATTGCCGGATACCGTCACCTGGACTATCAGGACTTTCTACACTTCACCGGCTGCCATTTGTCCCCTCGAACAGAACAACTGGCAGACCAGATGCTGTCGTATTTGCCCGCCGACAGTCGCGAATTCTGGAAGCAGAACAGGCCGGCTCTCAAAGGAGGCCTGTTGTATTGTGGCACCTGGGAAAAACTGCTGCGACAAATGTCGCGGGCCACATGTCTGCGGCAAAGACACGTCGATGGCTTGCTGAATGCGGCCGACCTTAATGAGCAACGCGACTACTGGCGTCAGCACTGGGCGGGGTCTTTCTTTCGCAATTTTCTTCGAATCCTGTCAAACCGGTTTCTGTGGACAAGGATCATTCGCGAACCCGGAGCACGATTGATTCCACGGGAATTCAATGTTGCGGACTATCTCTATTCGTGCCTTCAGCAGATGGCAAATCATTCGCTGCTGCGGGAGAATCCCTACGCAAACCTGATTTTCTGCGGCAGGTACACAACGCATTGTCGGCTGCCAATTCATCTGCAGGAAGAGAACTTCGAACACATCCGGGACAACCTGGATCGTATTCACATTCACACCGCCCCGATTGATACATTTCTTTTGAGTCAGGAGCGATGCTTTGACGCTTTTTCGCTATCGGACTTTGCATCCTATGCAACCCCGGAAGCCTACCAGAACATCTGGCGGGCTGTAGCTGGTGCGGCCAAACCGGGTGCACGTTTTTGCGAACGGTTCTTCCTTGTGAAGTACGAACAGATGAACGCGTTGAAAGTTCGAAATTCTGAGTTGGAAGAACAGCTCAGGAAAATGGATCACACTTGTCTGTATACATTTCACGCCGGCGCGTTAGCCGGAGCCATTGGAGAGGATCGCAATGAGCAGCAGAGGAATGAGCGGCAGAGGGATGAGCAGTAG